One window from the genome of Pseudonocardia hierapolitana encodes:
- the corA gene encoding magnesium/cobalt transporter CorA, with amino-acid sequence MSVVDNAIYIDGKRAAAPSSLDRTFAELRQCPDQGRSFCWIGLLRPTPEEIQAVAEEFSLHGLAVEDTISAHQRPKVERYGDVLFVVLRPARYVDHVEVVEIGEVHLFLGPDFVITVRHAEKPDLAQVRQRLEREPDLLDNGPYSVLYAVLDKIVDDYAPVLDGLQDDIDEIEVQVFGGDPGVSKRIYQLSREVIEFQRAVEPLSDMFDELRDRLKEKAGEADLELRRALRDVADHATRVLERIEAFRQLLANILQVNAALVGQRQNEEMARMTQAGYEQNEQVKRISSWAAILFAPTLIASVYGMNFTHMPELDWPLGYPFAVVLMFLLGLALYLVFKRRGWL; translated from the coding sequence ATGTCCGTGGTCGACAACGCCATCTACATCGACGGCAAGCGCGCCGCGGCACCGAGCTCCCTGGACCGGACGTTCGCGGAGCTGCGGCAATGTCCCGACCAGGGACGCAGCTTCTGCTGGATCGGCCTGCTGCGCCCGACACCGGAGGAGATCCAGGCGGTCGCGGAGGAGTTCTCGCTGCACGGCCTCGCCGTCGAGGACACGATCAGCGCGCACCAGCGACCCAAGGTCGAGCGCTACGGCGATGTGCTGTTCGTGGTGCTGCGCCCGGCGCGCTACGTCGACCACGTCGAGGTCGTGGAGATCGGCGAGGTGCACCTGTTCCTCGGGCCCGACTTCGTCATCACGGTCCGGCACGCGGAGAAGCCCGACCTCGCGCAGGTGCGCCAGCGGCTGGAGCGCGAGCCCGACCTCCTGGACAACGGCCCGTACTCGGTGCTCTACGCCGTGCTCGACAAGATCGTCGACGACTACGCGCCCGTGCTCGACGGCCTGCAGGACGACATCGACGAGATCGAGGTGCAGGTCTTCGGCGGCGATCCGGGCGTGTCCAAGCGGATCTACCAGCTCTCCCGCGAGGTCATCGAGTTCCAGCGGGCCGTGGAGCCGCTGTCGGACATGTTCGACGAGCTGCGGGACCGGCTGAAGGAGAAGGCGGGCGAGGCCGACCTCGAGCTGCGGCGTGCGCTGCGCGACGTCGCCGACCACGCCACCCGCGTGCTGGAGCGCATCGAGGCGTTCCGGCAGCTGCTCGCCAACATCCTCCAGGTCAACGCCGCGCTCGTCGGGCAGCGGCAGAACGAGGAGATGGCCCGCATGACCCAGGCGGGCTACGAGCAGAACGAGCAGGTCAAGCGCATCTCCTCGTGGGCGGCGATCCTCTTCGCCCCCACGCTCATCGCCTCGGTCTACGGCATGAACTTCACGCACATGCCCGAGCTCGACTGGCCGCTGGGCTACCCGTTCGCGGTGGTACTGATGTTCCTGCTCGGCCTGGCCCTCTACCTCGTCTTCAAACGCCGCGGCTGGCTGTAG
- a CDS encoding MFS transporter yields the protein MAIDGSAGPRRRRLALPALLLGSFMGVLDPFAVTVALPAIRSDLGATAAQAQWIVAGYGAVYGTGLVLGGRLGDRYGRRRLFLSGMSAYAAASALAGTAPAAGVLVAARLMQGLAAAAVLPQVLSIIRTGYGGGERDRAVGWYGATIGLGVVCGPAVGGLLVAADVAGMGWRSAFLVNLPLGALVVACAALTVQESRAEGVRHLDLLGALLGAAALLAVLVPVSQGRENGWPSWAVASLAAAPVLLAAFLLHERRHRAPVLPRHLFAERRFSAGIVVVLLLYAAGAGAPLVFVLTHYVQDGLGRSPLEAGLAFAPLGIGFALASAAAPRLSRWGAAVPAAGAAVVACALGVVVLVAVAAPVERQTAFLAVALLMAGIGQGLAVNPVIALVLAVAPDSAAGASSGLLLTTTQVGNVLGVTGVGGVFLALLPPDPPDVAAYGPALAWASVLLAVATLAALVIVVGRLKA from the coding sequence ATGGCGATCGACGGGAGCGCGGGTCCCCGCCGTCGCCGGCTCGCGTTACCCGCGCTGCTGCTGGGCTCGTTCATGGGCGTGCTCGACCCGTTCGCCGTCACGGTCGCGCTGCCGGCGATCCGGTCCGATCTCGGGGCGACCGCGGCCCAGGCGCAGTGGATCGTCGCAGGCTACGGCGCGGTCTACGGGACCGGACTCGTCCTCGGCGGGCGGCTGGGCGACCGCTACGGGCGGCGCCGCCTGTTCCTCTCCGGCATGAGTGCGTACGCCGCGGCCTCGGCGCTCGCCGGGACCGCGCCCGCGGCCGGGGTCCTCGTCGCCGCCCGGCTCATGCAGGGGCTCGCCGCGGCCGCGGTGCTGCCGCAGGTGCTGTCGATCATCCGGACCGGCTACGGCGGAGGGGAGCGCGACCGCGCGGTCGGCTGGTACGGCGCCACGATCGGTCTCGGCGTCGTCTGTGGCCCGGCGGTCGGCGGCCTCCTCGTCGCCGCGGACGTCGCGGGCATGGGGTGGCGATCGGCGTTCCTGGTGAACCTGCCGCTCGGGGCGCTCGTCGTGGCCTGCGCGGCCCTGACCGTGCAGGAGTCGCGTGCGGAGGGCGTCCGCCACCTGGACCTGCTCGGTGCCCTCCTCGGCGCGGCCGCGCTACTGGCGGTCCTCGTGCCGGTGAGCCAGGGCCGGGAGAACGGCTGGCCGTCGTGGGCCGTCGCGTCCCTCGCCGCAGCGCCGGTCCTGCTCGCCGCGTTCCTCCTGCACGAGCGACGGCACCGCGCGCCCGTTCTCCCGCGGCACCTGTTCGCCGAGCGCCGGTTCTCGGCGGGGATCGTCGTCGTGCTCCTGCTGTACGCGGCCGGGGCCGGGGCGCCGTTGGTCTTCGTCCTGACCCACTACGTGCAGGACGGGCTCGGCCGGTCGCCGCTGGAGGCGGGGCTCGCGTTCGCGCCGCTGGGCATCGGGTTCGCGCTGGCATCCGCCGCTGCCCCACGGCTGTCCCGATGGGGTGCTGCCGTCCCGGCCGCGGGTGCCGCGGTGGTCGCCTGCGCGCTGGGCGTCGTCGTGCTCGTCGCCGTCGCCGCGCCGGTCGAGCGGCAGACGGCGTTCCTCGCCGTTGCCCTGCTGATGGCAGGGATCGGCCAGGGGCTGGCGGTGAACCCGGTGATTGCGCTGGTCCTGGCGGTCGCCCCGGACTCCGCTGCCGGTGCGTCGTCAGGGCTGTTGCTCACCACCACCCAGGTGGGCAACGTGCTGGGCGTGACCGGGGTCGGTGGCGTCTTCCTCGCATTGCTCCCGCCGGACCCGCCCGACGTGGCCGCGTACGGGCCGGCGCTCGCCTGGGCGTCGGTGCTGCTGGCGGTTGCGACGCTCGCCGCGCTGGTCATCGTCGTCGGCCGACTCAAGGCCTGA
- a CDS encoding acylphosphatase, translating to MITRSDQAVRLTAWVHGHVHGVGFRWWTRSRALELGLVGSARNLPDGRVVVVAEGEHHPCELLLAALRSGSTPGRVDHVVEQWSAARGGLRGFEER from the coding sequence GTGATCACCCGCAGCGATCAGGCGGTGCGGCTCACGGCATGGGTGCACGGCCACGTGCACGGCGTCGGTTTCCGCTGGTGGACCCGATCACGTGCCCTCGAGCTCGGCCTCGTCGGCAGCGCGCGCAATCTTCCGGACGGGCGTGTTGTCGTCGTCGCCGAGGGTGAACATCACCCGTGTGAGTTACTTCTGGCCGCATTGCGTAGCGGTTCGACTCCGGGGCGTGTCGATCATGTCGTCGAACAGTGGAGCGCGGCGCGCGGCGGCCTGCGGGGGTTCGAGGAGCGCTAG
- a CDS encoding methyltransferase family protein, protein MTVAADLGIADLLREGPRTSDELAVATGTHAPALYRLLRALASIGIFSEGAGRRFALNPTGQYLCRDHPVSVDPATRMFGADYEWRAWGELAYSVRTGGNAAAHALGAP, encoded by the coding sequence GTGACCGTCGCGGCCGACCTCGGGATCGCCGACCTGCTGCGGGAGGGCCCGCGCACCTCCGACGAGCTGGCCGTGGCGACGGGCACGCACGCACCGGCGCTGTACCGGCTCCTGCGGGCGTTGGCGTCGATCGGCATCTTCTCCGAGGGCGCCGGGCGGCGGTTCGCGCTGAACCCGACGGGCCAGTACCTGTGCCGCGACCACCCCGTCTCGGTCGACCCCGCCACGCGCATGTTCGGCGCCGACTACGAGTGGCGGGCGTGGGGGGAGCTCGCGTACAGCGTACGCACGGGCGGGAATGCCGCCGCGCACGCCCTAGGAGCGCCCTGA
- a CDS encoding carbohydrate ABC transporter permease has protein sequence MTQLATRPAQQHADARRPSRPRRRHHSAYLFIAPVGLGLLVFYLYPAVSTFALSFTAWGPFGGNTFTGIANYVGVFKLETFWSALGNTLLYMLIGLLTLPFAILFAVLLNREGLHGVTVYRALYFIPFITLPVASGLVWKWLYNGDFGLLNQFLGIFGIPGTYWVSNPTTALFAIGVVQVWSQIGYYLVIFIAGIKAVPKEYWEAAEIDGANGWQRFWRITLPMLTPTIFFCTIINVIATLQIFDLVYVMSASATANPAFSASQSIVSLFYEKAFVEADKGTATALAFLLMLLIGALTFVQFRLQRRWVHYV, from the coding sequence ATGACCCAGCTCGCGACCCGGCCGGCGCAGCAGCATGCGGACGCGCGGCGGCCCAGCAGGCCCCGGCGCCGCCACCACAGCGCCTACCTGTTCATCGCCCCGGTGGGCCTGGGCCTGCTGGTCTTCTACCTCTACCCCGCGGTGTCGACGTTCGCGCTCAGCTTCACGGCGTGGGGGCCGTTCGGCGGCAACACCTTCACCGGGATCGCCAACTACGTGGGCGTGTTCAAGCTGGAGACGTTCTGGAGCGCGCTGGGCAACACGCTGCTCTACATGCTGATCGGCCTGCTCACGCTGCCGTTCGCGATCCTGTTCGCGGTGCTGCTCAACCGGGAGGGCCTGCACGGGGTCACGGTGTACCGCGCGCTCTACTTCATCCCGTTCATCACTCTGCCCGTCGCCAGCGGCCTGGTCTGGAAGTGGCTCTACAACGGCGACTTCGGCCTCCTCAACCAGTTCCTCGGGATCTTCGGCATCCCCGGCACCTACTGGGTCTCCAACCCGACCACCGCGCTCTTCGCCATCGGCGTGGTGCAGGTCTGGTCGCAGATCGGCTACTACCTCGTGATCTTCATCGCCGGCATCAAGGCGGTCCCGAAGGAGTACTGGGAGGCGGCCGAGATCGACGGCGCGAACGGCTGGCAACGGTTCTGGCGCATCACGCTGCCGATGCTGACGCCCACGATCTTCTTCTGCACGATCATCAACGTCATCGCGACGCTGCAGATCTTCGACCTCGTGTACGTCATGAGCGCCTCCGCGACCGCGAACCCGGCGTTCAGCGCGTCGCAGTCGATCGTCTCGCTGTTCTACGAGAAGGCCTTCGTCGAGGCGGACAAGGGCACGGCCACCGCGCTGGCCTTCCTGCTCATGCTGCTGATCGGCGCCCTCACGTTCGTCCAGTTCCGGCTGCAGCGCAGGTGGGTGCACTATGTCTGA
- a CDS encoding ROK family protein: MASDSSAERHTNTVSVLTALRVDEGSRLAELAQRTGLSRPTVDSILTELGRLGWVEQRDPQDPPDGGRQAGRPARTYRLNPDAGFVVGVDVGVNLLTAMVADITGTTRHTVTRPISRSTPGAERRTAVQSLVADAVAELGVEPRETLALSLGVPGIVDPSGRITLSTVIPDWTGFHVEKHFGRWAGVPVTVANDANMATLAEHWIGAARLVDDVVYVLAGRRTSAGIIVDGRLHTGRHGAAGEIGSIPDLYFSTEELLATPGSDPDSPDAIGSVFRAAQAGDEHAAALVEEFYRRLARVVEFLVKSFDPDMVVLGGGVSRSGRPLVEGVERHLDRPVFNTMPIVLSQLGPEAVALGAVRSALQLAVRHSPLLAALVTPPLGVPTRPIP; the protein is encoded by the coding sequence TTGGCCTCCGATTCCTCCGCGGAGCGGCACACCAACACCGTCAGCGTGCTGACGGCTCTGCGCGTGGACGAGGGCAGCAGGCTCGCCGAGCTCGCGCAGCGCACCGGCCTGTCCCGCCCCACCGTCGACTCGATCCTCACCGAGCTCGGCAGGCTCGGGTGGGTCGAGCAGCGCGATCCCCAGGACCCGCCGGACGGGGGCCGCCAGGCAGGCAGGCCCGCCCGCACCTACCGGCTCAACCCGGACGCAGGCTTCGTCGTGGGCGTGGACGTCGGGGTCAACCTGCTCACCGCGATGGTCGCCGACATCACCGGCACCACCCGGCACACCGTCACCCGCCCCATCAGCCGGTCGACGCCCGGCGCCGAGCGCCGCACGGCCGTGCAGTCGCTCGTGGCCGACGCCGTGGCCGAGCTCGGCGTCGAGCCGCGCGAGACGCTCGCACTGAGCCTCGGGGTGCCCGGCATCGTGGACCCGTCCGGCCGGATCACGCTCAGCACCGTCATCCCGGACTGGACCGGCTTCCACGTCGAGAAGCACTTCGGGCGCTGGGCGGGGGTGCCGGTCACCGTCGCCAACGACGCCAACATGGCCACGCTCGCCGAGCACTGGATCGGGGCCGCACGGCTGGTCGACGACGTCGTCTACGTCCTCGCGGGCCGCCGCACCAGCGCCGGCATCATCGTCGACGGCAGACTGCACACCGGTCGGCACGGCGCGGCGGGCGAGATCGGCAGCATCCCCGACCTCTACTTCAGCACCGAGGAGCTGCTCGCCACGCCGGGCAGCGACCCGGACTCCCCCGACGCGATCGGCTCGGTCTTCCGCGCCGCACAGGCCGGTGACGAGCACGCGGCCGCGCTCGTGGAGGAGTTCTACCGGCGGCTCGCGCGGGTCGTCGAGTTCCTGGTCAAGTCGTTCGACCCGGACATGGTCGTGCTCGGCGGCGGCGTCTCGCGCTCCGGGCGCCCCCTGGTCGAGGGCGTCGAGCGCCATCTCGACCGGCCCGTGTTCAACACGATGCCGATCGTGCTGTCGCAGCTCGGGCCCGAGGCCGTCGCCCTGGGCGCCGTGCGATCCGCGCTCCAGCTCGCCGTCCGGCACAGCCCGCTGCTCGCGGCGCTGGTCACGCCGCCGCTCGGTGTTCCCACCCGCCCCATCCCGTGA
- a CDS encoding PadR family transcriptional regulator, translated as MDASQLLKGVLDLAVLAVLDRGDGYGYEVVRGLRAAGLHEVGDASVYGTLRRLYNAGLLTSYVVPSEEGPHRKYYSLNAPGRDRLREMAKTWRAFAETMEGLVAAA; from the coding sequence ATGGACGCGAGCCAGTTGCTCAAGGGTGTGCTCGACCTCGCCGTGCTGGCGGTGCTCGACCGCGGCGACGGTTACGGCTACGAGGTGGTCCGCGGCCTGCGCGCCGCCGGTCTGCACGAGGTGGGCGACGCCTCCGTGTACGGCACGCTCCGGCGGCTCTACAACGCCGGGCTGCTCACCTCGTACGTGGTGCCCAGCGAGGAGGGCCCGCATCGCAAGTACTACAGCCTGAACGCGCCGGGGCGCGACCGCCTGCGCGAGATGGCGAAGACGTGGCGGGCGTTCGCCGAGACGATGGAGGGGCTGGTGGCTGCGGCATGA
- a CDS encoding CAP domain-containing protein has translation MLALATGVVLVAGVAVAAFPDEVVPTELRMDAIAAATDADVVARAAQVDDRPPPTEISTVHAFASVPGATSGGPAEAPEPKPAEPPPPPRREPVAVSGAVGEVIALTNQRRRDAGCGDLAPDARLTRAAQAHASDMNEKGYFDHVSRDGRRFEHRVRAAGYPRPGAENIAKGQTSASQVVREWMASPSHRSAMLTCAFTTIGVARSGNYWVQEFGK, from the coding sequence ATGCTCGCACTCGCGACCGGCGTCGTGCTGGTCGCCGGGGTCGCTGTCGCGGCCTTCCCCGACGAGGTCGTGCCCACCGAGCTGCGCATGGATGCGATCGCGGCGGCGACCGACGCCGACGTGGTCGCCAGGGCCGCGCAGGTGGACGACCGGCCGCCACCCACGGAGATCTCCACCGTGCACGCCTTCGCGTCGGTGCCCGGTGCCACCTCGGGTGGCCCGGCGGAGGCTCCCGAACCGAAGCCCGCGGAGCCGCCGCCCCCGCCACGGCGGGAACCCGTCGCCGTCTCCGGCGCGGTGGGCGAGGTCATCGCCCTGACGAACCAGCGCAGGCGCGACGCGGGCTGCGGGGATCTCGCCCCCGACGCCCGCCTCACCCGTGCCGCGCAGGCACACGCCTCGGACATGAACGAGAAGGGCTACTTCGACCACGTCAGCCGGGACGGGCGCCGCTTCGAGCATCGCGTCCGCGCCGCGGGCTACCCCCGGCCGGGGGCGGAGAACATCGCCAAGGGCCAGACCAGCGCGAGCCAGGTGGTGCGGGAGTGGATGGCGTCGCCGTCGCACCGCTCGGCGATGCTCACGTGCGCCTTCACCACGATCGGCGTGGCGCGGTCGGGCAACTACTGGGTGCAGGAGTTCGGCAAGTAG
- a CDS encoding HAAS signaling domain-containing protein translates to MTDDGTVRLASPAAEEYLGGVRAALADLPAPEVGEILDDVRAHLADLTTELGGDVDVAALTARLGPPSAYAAELRAAAGYPPAEPGGSAHPRHTRARLAVAAPVAGALLFVLGAGAGEPLVMFVGMLVGVLGLPLVIRDGPRVPSVAALPEVRRLVTARPAPGTAARRAADFVASLQPAWWIARAIAAAALVVAVFGGGAPAALLLALVAVPVSVWVGHLTRRDRRWLWGVVPLNALAAVVVLWLLTAGLPGGYDSGSATSSPASLPGLWQDSEREIRDIRPVDAGGNPLSGVYLFDQDGMPIDTSGGAKCGRSDGTDPGSSAAYPRGTWDFDPRTGRCRHTPPAPLVVAVPTTPAPGGASVPPTPQAVPGPPVGSAPPAPPAPPTTPPVTTPTR, encoded by the coding sequence ATGACCGACGACGGAACGGTGCGCCTGGCGAGCCCGGCGGCCGAGGAGTACCTGGGCGGTGTCCGGGCCGCACTGGCCGATCTCCCGGCGCCGGAGGTCGGGGAGATCCTCGACGACGTCCGTGCCCACCTCGCCGACCTCACCACCGAGCTCGGCGGCGACGTCGACGTCGCCGCGCTGACCGCGCGGCTCGGCCCGCCGAGCGCCTACGCCGCCGAGCTGCGCGCGGCGGCCGGGTACCCGCCCGCGGAGCCCGGTGGATCCGCGCACCCCCGTCACACCCGCGCCCGGCTCGCGGTCGCGGCGCCCGTGGCGGGTGCGCTGCTGTTCGTGCTCGGGGCCGGGGCGGGCGAGCCGCTCGTCATGTTCGTCGGGATGCTGGTCGGTGTGCTCGGCCTGCCGCTCGTGATCCGGGACGGCCCGCGGGTGCCGAGCGTGGCCGCACTGCCGGAGGTGCGGCGGCTCGTCACGGCGCGCCCCGCGCCCGGCACGGCGGCGCGCCGGGCCGCCGACTTCGTGGCGAGCCTCCAGCCTGCCTGGTGGATCGCGCGGGCGATCGCGGCCGCCGCGCTCGTCGTGGCCGTCTTCGGCGGCGGCGCGCCCGCCGCGCTGCTCCTCGCGCTCGTCGCGGTTCCCGTGTCGGTCTGGGTGGGCCACCTGACCCGGCGGGACCGGCGCTGGCTGTGGGGTGTGGTGCCCCTGAACGCGCTGGCCGCGGTGGTGGTGCTGTGGCTGCTCACCGCGGGTCTGCCGGGCGGCTACGACAGCGGCTCGGCCACGAGCTCCCCCGCGTCGCTGCCGGGCCTGTGGCAGGACTCGGAGCGGGAGATCCGCGACATCCGCCCGGTGGACGCCGGCGGCAACCCCCTCAGCGGCGTGTACCTGTTCGACCAGGACGGGATGCCGATCGACACCTCGGGGGGCGCGAAGTGCGGCCGCTCCGACGGGACCGATCCGGGCAGCAGTGCGGCATACCCGCGGGGGACCTGGGACTTCGATCCCCGGACCGGGCGCTGCCGGCACACCCCGCCCGCGCCGCTGGTGGTCGCGGTGCCCACGACGCCCGCTCCGGGCGGGGCGTCGGTGCCGCCGACCCCGCAGGCCGTTCCGGGGCCGCCGGTCGGATCGGCGCCACCCGCGCCGCCGGCTCCGCCGACCACGCCGCCCGTCACCACGCCAACCCGCTGA
- a CDS encoding carbohydrate ABC transporter permease gives MSETVLRSRSARGSRLGSVVTHAVLVAGAVAMIGPFVWQVLTAFKSQPETASVPPTLLPREWLWSNFSDVFATLPFGQQLVNSLIVAAAVTVGQLAFCSLGAYAFARLEFRGRELLFALFLSVLMVPKQLLVLPQYQIMSGLGLLNSLPALILPGLFSAFGTFLLRQFFATIPKDFEEAALLDGAGRFRIFFSVMLPLVKPALAALAVITVMHSWNDLLWPLVVNTDPASMPISAGLTSLQGQEWTNYPVLMAGALMASIPMLLAYLALQRQFVQGIALSGTKG, from the coding sequence ATGTCTGAGACCGTCCTCCGCTCCCGCAGCGCCCGCGGGTCGCGCCTCGGCTCGGTGGTCACGCACGCTGTGCTCGTCGCCGGCGCCGTCGCGATGATCGGCCCGTTCGTCTGGCAGGTGCTCACCGCTTTCAAGTCCCAGCCCGAGACCGCGAGCGTGCCGCCGACCCTGCTCCCCCGCGAGTGGCTGTGGTCGAACTTCTCCGACGTGTTCGCCACGCTCCCGTTCGGCCAGCAGCTGGTCAACTCGCTGATCGTGGCGGCGGCCGTGACGGTCGGGCAACTGGCCTTCTGCTCGCTCGGCGCCTACGCGTTCGCCCGGCTGGAGTTCCGCGGGCGGGAGCTGCTCTTCGCGCTGTTCCTGTCGGTGCTGATGGTGCCCAAGCAGCTGCTGGTCCTCCCGCAGTACCAGATCATGTCCGGCCTCGGGCTACTGAACAGCCTGCCCGCCCTGATCCTCCCGGGCCTGTTCTCCGCCTTCGGCACGTTCCTGCTGCGCCAGTTCTTCGCCACGATCCCGAAGGACTTCGAGGAAGCCGCGTTGCTGGACGGCGCCGGCCGGTTCCGGATCTTCTTCTCGGTGATGCTGCCGCTGGTCAAACCCGCGCTCGCAGCGCTCGCGGTGATCACCGTGATGCACTCCTGGAACGACCTGCTGTGGCCGCTGGTCGTCAACACCGATCCGGCGTCGATGCCGATCAGCGCAGGCCTCACCAGCCTGCAGGGCCAGGAGTGGACCAACTACCCGGTCCTCATGGCCGGGGCCCTCATGGCTTCGATCCCGATGCTGCTCGCCTACCTGGCGCTGCAGCGGCAGTTCGTGCAGGGCATCGCCCTCTCCGGAACGAAAGGTTGA
- a CDS encoding ABC transporter substrate-binding protein: MTPVPRRTLLRSLAAIPLVAGCAGSSGPAFLPNGGRARIGYGMWDKDQVPAMQEVIDEFRREHPDVDVEIQLTPFATYWPRLQTAIVGGGAPDVFWMNAPNIAMYARYGTLLPLSDRLRRDGVTLAEHPRNLVELYRYSGEQFGVPKDFDTISLFYNRELFDRARIPYPDETWTWQHVLDAAAEVRDPASAVFGFSAALDRQRDLYPAIFQNGGWVLRDGRSGFADEATIGGLRHLTGAIDRDLAPNAMANADTRSRELFQGGKLAMYNGLPNDSNDPYEDPAVRARTGLAVLPRGVQQGTVIHGLANVVNARTPYPDAAYELVKFMAGRLAGEIQGRSGTILPSFAGTQQAFLDAKPEFRMQSFIDQVPYATAYPASVNTMTWERMQLQILGPSWVGPGGRPIEVSARLLAGDMDVVLAKESAV, translated from the coding sequence ATGACGCCGGTTCCCCGTCGCACCCTGCTCAGATCCCTGGCCGCGATCCCGCTCGTCGCCGGCTGCGCCGGCTCGTCAGGGCCCGCGTTCCTGCCGAACGGTGGGCGGGCGCGCATCGGCTACGGCATGTGGGACAAGGACCAGGTCCCCGCCATGCAGGAGGTCATCGACGAGTTCCGCCGGGAGCACCCGGACGTGGACGTCGAGATCCAGCTCACCCCGTTCGCGACGTACTGGCCGCGGCTGCAGACGGCGATCGTCGGCGGTGGGGCGCCCGACGTGTTCTGGATGAACGCCCCCAACATCGCGATGTACGCCCGGTACGGCACCCTGCTGCCGCTGTCGGACCGGCTGCGCCGCGACGGCGTGACGCTCGCCGAGCACCCGCGGAACCTGGTGGAGCTCTACCGGTACTCCGGCGAGCAGTTCGGCGTGCCGAAGGACTTCGACACGATCAGCCTCTTCTACAACCGGGAGCTGTTCGACCGCGCCCGGATCCCGTACCCGGACGAGACGTGGACGTGGCAGCACGTGCTCGACGCGGCGGCCGAGGTGCGGGACCCGGCCTCGGCGGTCTTCGGGTTCTCCGCGGCGCTGGACCGGCAGCGCGACCTGTACCCGGCCATCTTCCAGAACGGCGGGTGGGTGCTGCGCGACGGCCGCTCCGGCTTCGCCGACGAGGCCACGATCGGCGGCCTGCGTCATCTGACCGGCGCCATCGACCGCGACCTCGCGCCCAACGCCATGGCCAACGCCGACACCCGGTCGCGGGAGCTGTTCCAGGGCGGGAAGCTCGCGATGTACAACGGCCTGCCCAACGACTCGAACGACCCGTACGAGGACCCGGCCGTCCGCGCCCGCACCGGCCTCGCCGTCCTCCCCCGCGGCGTGCAGCAGGGCACCGTCATCCACGGGCTCGCCAACGTCGTCAACGCGCGCACGCCGTACCCGGACGCCGCCTACGAGCTCGTGAAGTTCATGGCCGGGCGGCTCGCAGGCGAGATCCAGGGCCGGTCCGGCACGATCCTGCCCAGCTTCGCGGGCACCCAGCAGGCCTTCCTCGACGCCAAGCCGGAGTTCCGCATGCAGTCGTTCATCGACCAGGTCCCCTACGCCACGGCCTATCCGGCCTCGGTCAACACCATGACCTGGGAGCGGATGCAGCTGCAGATCCTCGGCCCGTCGTGGGTCGGCCCCGGCGGCCGTCCGATCGAGGTGTCGGCGCGGCTCCTGGCGGGCGACATGGACGTCGTCCTCGCGAAGGAGTCGGCGGTATGA
- a CDS encoding methyltransferase, with amino-acid sequence MLRTLLGCDVWEYRRRHPEHGEVFDAAMRTFSRVDSAAVLAAHDFGRYGVVADIGGGTGAVLVAVLAAHPSARGILFDQPHVVAGADSVLRAAGVADRVRVEPGDFFAAVPSGADAYVLARVLHDWADEDALGILRSVRAAMTPDARVLLVEAVVGPPNEDPSVKFLDLMMLVSAGGQERTEDEWRTLLAAAGLELTAATRATSNIVIEAAPARSR; translated from the coding sequence TTGCTCAGGACCCTCCTGGGCTGCGACGTCTGGGAGTACCGGCGCAGGCACCCCGAGCACGGCGAGGTCTTCGACGCGGCGATGCGCACGTTCTCCCGCGTGGACAGCGCTGCCGTCCTCGCCGCGCACGACTTCGGCCGCTACGGCGTGGTGGCCGACATCGGTGGGGGCACCGGCGCGGTGCTCGTGGCGGTGCTCGCCGCCCATCCGTCGGCGCGCGGGATCCTGTTCGACCAGCCGCACGTCGTCGCCGGCGCCGACTCGGTGCTCCGTGCCGCAGGCGTCGCCGACCGGGTGCGCGTGGAACCGGGCGACTTCTTCGCGGCGGTGCCGTCGGGAGCCGACGCCTACGTCCTCGCCCGCGTCCTGCACGACTGGGCGGACGAGGATGCGCTGGGCATCCTGCGCAGCGTGCGGGCGGCGATGACCCCGGACGCCCGGGTGCTCCTCGTCGAGGCCGTCGTGGGTCCGCCGAACGAGGATCCATCGGTGAAGTTCCTCGATCTGATGATGCTCGTCTCGGCCGGAGGGCAGGAGCGCACCGAGGACGAGTGGCGGACGCTCCTCGCCGCAGCCGGCCTGGAGCTCACCGCTGCCACCCGTGCCACGTCGAACATCGTGATCGAGGCGGCGCCGGCCCGGAGCCGATGA